The Biomphalaria glabrata chromosome 6, xgBioGlab47.1, whole genome shotgun sequence genomic interval TGCACAATACTTTCACATATTTGTAATAAATGAAGATTTAGTAGAGACTCATTTCTCCTTATTAGCGGCCCCAGAAAGGGTAAAAGacgctaatagttttgtgtggcctgtctgtccatctgtccgtccgtaccgtttagatctcagaaactagaattaaaaatgaaaatcggacatcatgatattttagatcattcaaagttctgatgctacggctacttttttcttttctgaaagcgaaaaatgtaattttgaaaatcaattatgcaagcagttttttcataaaagtacaccatttttacaactattcactattaatagtaagaaACACTGGAGGCTTATTAGGGGCACCACCATTACAAATGTATGTTTGACATTTAtgaaaatggttttagatttttaatcAAAAATAGTATAttatacaattgtattgctaagttatgtaagttctgtcatactaaatactacatttccaaaaaaaaagttgtttgttttttaaagagaaaaaatctatttactatgtaaataagttggacataatttaaaacaacaattaataagtagtttttaatatcatcgcgtgaactgcagagcCATTACCCTACCATGGTACagaaaactaaaggaattttgtttttacagaaatgtttccacccttgaggctttgaataagagattgaccctttacaaagcaattagatcattataagacatcagttaggccatgttcacatctaacttcacattcactttcacctaacccttggtctgctggaattttggggcaccacaaaggatctgtcaaccttctttctttattcttctatgtcatttgcctttgatagaatttcattatgatattctttctcaaaatattgaagcctgccttttTTCTTGCCTGGCTGgactacttcgggggccgattttgagtttgtgtttccatataaactgtctttgtaaccttgtttcatAGTCAGCTCTGTAGAGTGGGCACCTACTTTTGCTCTGGTTGTTCATTTCTTTCTGTGTTGCCAAGACTCCTATATTGTTCAGGTAACCGTATATACACAAAGTCAATTGTTATCCTTAGTGTGTTGGTTTGTATTTATATTGTTCAATTATTGCAATTTTcagataataaaatattttcaaattggAGAATGACAACCTGCATGTTACTCACATTAATCTATTCTTTGTTGAGATGTTGATCTTAGCATGATCTTGAAAGATcctatttattttcttaaaaataaaatacagtaacaTGCTCTGACCTATGTATCTTTGAGTCATCTTTGCCATGatctgtaaatatatttgattcttcTTTGTCATGATCcgtaaatatatttgattcttcTTTGCCATGATCCGTAAATATATTTGAGTCATCTTTGTCATGatctgtaaatatatttgattcctCTTTGTCGTGatctgtaaatatatttgattcctCTTTGCCATGATCCGTAAATATCTTTGATTCCTCTTTGTCATGATCTGTAAATATCTTTGATCCCTCTTTGCCATGatctgtaaatatatttgattcttctttgtcatgatctgtaaatatatttgattcttctttgtcatgatctgtaaatatatttgattcttctttgtcatgatctgtaaatatatttgattcttctttgtcatgatctgtaaatatatttgattcttctttgtcatgatctgtaaatatatttgattcctCTTTGTCATGatctgtaaatatatttgattcttttttgccatgatctgtaaatatatttgattcctCTTTGTCATGatctgtaaatatatttgattcctCTTTGTAATGatctgtaaatatatttgattcttcTTTGTCATTATCTGTAAGTATATTTGATTCCTCTTTGTCAATGatctgtaaatatatttgattcttctttgtcatgatctgtaaatatatttaattcttcTTTGCCATGatctgtaaatatatttgattctttTTTGTCATGATCTGTAA includes:
- the LOC129926863 gene encoding sex-determining region Y protein-like, translating into MAKRNQRYLQIIDKEESNILTDNDKEESNIFTDHDHGKEESKIFTDHGKEESKIFTDHGKEESNIFTDHYKEESYIFTDHDKKESNIFTDHDHGKEGSKIFTDHDKEESKIFTDHGKEESNIFTDHDKEESNIFTDHDKDDSNIFTDHGKEESNIFTDHDKEESNIFTDHGKDDSKIHRSEHVTVFYF